In Cryptomeria japonica chromosome 10, Sugi_1.0, whole genome shotgun sequence, a genomic segment contains:
- the LOC131055915 gene encoding uncharacterized protein LOC131055915: MSQPQMFTIDFLGIGSDEKGSPQLDSAMDCHHQQLVHSRSTPSYLGKIKPFMLQQGLSHGCPSDPEKFHREGQIGACEGIKTLDLFPLHPLGFQSNSKQDKSQSVLLDTQIEISEAVPTNPSSAQLSILYNYPTQSVSNSEESTQGGKQSHAVKTPNANLPMAKRLSLQRFLQKRKERLSRVIPYATSSK; the protein is encoded by the exons ATGTCTCAACCTCAGATGTTCACCATCGATTTCTTGGGAATCGGAAGTGATGAGAAGGGTAGCCCCCAATTGGATTCCGCCATGGATTGCCACCACCAACAACTTGTGCACAGTCGAT CAACGCCGTCATACCTGGGAAAGATAAAACCCTTCATGCTGCAACAAGGGCTCTCACACGGATGTCCGAGCGATCCAGAAAAGTTTCACAGAGAAGGTCAGATAGGGGCTTGTGAAGGAATTAAGACTCTAGATCTGTTTCCCCTGCATCCTCTAGGGTTTCAATCCAACAGTAAACAGGACAAGAGCCAATCGGTTTTGTTGGATACACAAATTGAAATTTCTGAAGCTGTTCCAACCAATCCATCGTCCGCCCAACTATCGATTTTGTACAATTATCCGACGCAAAGTGTTTCAAATTCAGAAGAATCCACACAAGGGGGAAAGCAAAGCCACGCTGTCAAAACACCAAATGCCA ATCTTCCGATGGCTAAGAGGTTATCCCTTCAACGATTTCTGCAGAAACGGAAGGAAAG ACTTAGCAGAGTCATTCCCTACGCGACGTCATCGAAGTAA